The window CCCACCCCAAGTTTCTATTTCACTCGCACAGAAAAGTTAAAGCATCTAAAACCTCTCTAAGCAAAGGGAAATTAAACAAACATAATCCCATTTTCCCTAATGGTGTCGATAACAATCCCGAGCTTACCCTCAATTCTCTCGTTTTTTCTGGGCTCATAAGACATTGCAAATACATCAGCTTCCTTCGACCTCTCTGCAATTAGCTTCCCAATAACTCGACAGGCATTGTGATCGGTGAGTGATGGTAACGTAAACCTCAGGTCCCTGGAATTCGTGGTGGCAACAGATATCACTTTGCTGGTGGCCCGGTGCATAACTTTCGCATGGACAAATcgctttgaaaagaaaacatttaGTAAAAATGGTCTCATGTACATATCTGTCCTTTGTTTCCATGATTTCTTATTTGGTCTTTTAGCAGCCTCACTTCGAGATCTCCGGGTCCAGGCAGCTTGAATGAAAGAGCCCTACAGACAGACAAAAGCGAGTTAATAGATTTCTTATCAATTCAACTTCTAAGTCCAAATTAACCAAACTATAAGAAAGAATGGCTTCTAAAGATGCAATCGGGTAGATATCATAGCTCATGATAAAGTTCAACATTGCAGTCTGCCTAAATAAAACATTGATAGGGTATGCCCTTTTCAATTAGATGACCCGTTCAAAGTGTTTTTGGGTTCATATTTAAcctgagaaaaaaataaactggaATAGGAATTTATACTTAACAAAATTGCTTCCAGAATCCAGATAGaaaatgattgtaaaaaaataaatataaacggGAAAAAATCACAAAGTATATTTGGGAGCAGtaaaggaaatacctacaaGACAAGTTCTTGTCTCAGCATGCAATCAAATCATGGTCCTCTAAATGGAAGAATAATACAAAGTGGTATATCCCAAAATAAGTTAgactaaagaagaaaaagtgaagGCCAAAATGAACACAACCTGAAAtgaaaatttcttcttcaaaccTTAAAAGTTAGAATGGCTCTTTCTCAAAAATATCAATAGACAGAATGAGCTTCTCTGGGGAAACTTCACCATAAAAGTTCATTCTAAAATAGAATGGTAAGTTCTTTGagccttgttcttaatgctaaGCTCGCATTCAAGTACGAAAACTTTTCTAACTCTCAATACAACATTGCGGCATGTTCTTCATCATTTTGAATGCGCTccttatcttaaaatttttttcaattcatccTGTACAACAAACAGAACTCTCACCTGCAGTTTCTTTCACTACTTATCACTACCATTCCATGTCGTACAGCAAAAAACTTCCTTGGAAGTACAAAACTGAGAAGGATACGACAAAGTATATAATTTCCATTCATAATCCATTTTCTCAGATCATTCacttttcattataaataaatggGGCATTCAATGTCTCAATTTCAGCAAACACCAAAACCGCATCAATCAGAATTTTCTTCTGGGAATCCAATCTGCATAATAGCAGCTTCCCCTTCTAAATTCAACACACAACACACAACATTTGTTTGCCACACAGAATAAAATTGGGTTTGTTACTCAGGCAATAACTATTCTACTTGTACCCGTCCAAACTTGTTTGTTTATCAACTACTACAAAGCTTAAAAACGACTAAGATGGAGTAAAGGTTCAAGATTTATTTTCTGCTACCAAAGGGGTTTGTTCGTCAAAAGAATTAATTGGGTTGTGAGCCAAAAGAAGTTCAGTTCATGTACATACACACCCAACCCCACAAACCAACATCTGCTACTGCGAATTGGGTTTTCAACAATTTAcaatattcaagaaaaaccaaGAAATAGGTCATCTAAATGGGCTCTTGGTAAGTAAAAGGatgaaaaaaatcatctaaaatgtGGAAAATGAGAGATTGGCGAAAGTTGCATTTACCTTTTTGAGTATGGGGTTAGGTGGGACTGCAACGCAATTGGAGAAAATGCCGAGCTTGGGAAAGGAAGATGTCCAAGAAAGCGAAGTGGGTTTCAGTGAACGACTCGGAAGCAACTCAGTTGGAAGAATAAACGGTAACGAGGATGACGCGGGACTTGATATACACGCCATCTTTAAGCCTTGAAGCTCTGCTAGCTGCCTTCTCACACTTTCGCTGTCCTGATAAGAATTGGGCCTTCTACACACAAAATACGAGTATATACCTCTTTCCAGGATATCTCATTCAGGCTAAAAtgatctcaaaattttaaataataaataaaaataataataataataattaatttttttaaaatctcaaaataaaaattatattaaaagattatattttaataatattatattcaacatccatctcatttcatctatataACTAAACGAGACAtcagttttcttaaaaaaaaaatggtaattaaaatatgtttaaattatcCAAGATTAATACGttattaaaagttttaaattagggaaaaaaatacaCTTGCTTTGCATCCTAGAAATGATGTTAAACTGTAGACTTTGTTGTTAAAACTATCAAATAAAGCATATTATACtatcaagttataaaaaaattgacactTTACAATAGTTTACATTATAattcaaattaagaaaatgatacacAAACAagtattttttacaatttttcacacaatttttttaaatgatggaaatttttgtaaaataacttataaaaataatatcgttTTACAGAAATAtcatcaatttaaaatatagttataaaaaaattatagctattaaaataagtaaaaataagttACATAATTGATAGTTAGATCTTAATAAAGGGTGcaaagtttcattttttaataatttgatattgttttttttttaaatttgatggttGATGTATTAATTTTCATAGTTTCAAGTCCAAATTGTCTGAAATTCTAAAGTGAGTATATATCTTTTGAATTATAGATACAATTGAAActtttggattgaatttgacTTTGAATACATTAGAAATTTTAGAATAATAGTGGATTGACGAATTCTTCATGTGATTCATATTACACGCGTAAGTCAATAAGAATTGATACCAcatatttgacaaaaaaaatgtcatatttCGATTTTCATGTGACCATTTTATcgttataattacaaatttcatgaaactcaaataatttaCTACCAATCTGGTTAAAATGAACAGAATTTTGTTACACATAAATACCATTTTTAGTGGAATCTATTataacttcaaaaaataattaaaatattaattatttttagtaccattataacttaaaaatactaactaCTTTTTAGTATAACTGATGTAAAAAGTTTACACGTCAGAAATATATTAagtgtgtaaaaaataagacttataaataatttttctcaaattaaatcCATAAATTTATGAGAATGACTATACATCAGCCTGTAGCCGTAGTACACctcacatgattttttttttaactcagtACATTAAGTGTGCTACGGCTACATgctgatgtaaataatttttctaaatttattgcCCTACATTTGTAATTACttgacaacatatatatatatatatatatatatatatttcaaaagaataaaaacaatttaCAACAATAAACTTACACGCGACCAATATATAATTGTCCCAAGACTCCCAACAATAATCAcgaaggaaataaataaattttatttgagtAATACAATGAAAAACTATACTAATCATTTTTACGCTGCATattatagataatttttttatttttttttcttatcaaatatatagtgtatgaatgatgagtagaataataaaataaaaaattttgaaaagtaaaaaaaaaatttagagttttACTATTTATCATCCCGACataccacacttatttttatttttaaaaaaaattaaaatatttgttagttttattcttttgaattaattgaattattctattcatttagtcatatattatatattttgtaaaagaaaaaaaagaaaaaaaattatatatagtgtgaTATAAAgataatatgtataatttttaataattttaagatatataaatttcGAAATAAGAtccatattttaaaaagatattttttctcTATGTGATCTGAACTTTTCTCAAAAAAGGAATATTAATGCTTGAAcatcttaaaaattaataaattaatattttattttatctattgttttgaaatttatttatttattttgaaggaGAGCTTACCAAATCGAAATGATTGGATCTCACCTAAAGGCCCCTCGAGCGTTGGAATGTGCCCGTGATTCCGAGACGAGGCTgaagaagaaagacaaagaaGAAGGACGAAGTCGACGAGTATTGCCGCAAAGCATTTTCCTCTGTGATCTAGATCAGATCCTCCGTCGTCATGGTTCCCGATCGTCTTTCTGCTTAGTTAATTTCATTTCCATGCTCTGTTTCAAAAACCACCACAAGTGAATTATCAAAACATACGAAAGAAAAGGAGGCAATGTCGTCGCGTAGGTTTTCCTTCTTCGGGAGCGGCGGGGGTTCCAACGCGGCCGACGCTTCCTCCAATTCCGAAATCCAGCCCACTCTGAAGCTCCAAGCCGACAAAGAAGTGTACAGGCCCGGCGATCCCATTATCGTCTCCGTCCAGATCTCCAACCCCCATGCCACCGACGATCTCTCCATCTCCCTCTTGCTCGAGCGCCTTAGTTTTGAGATCAAAGGCGTCCAGAAGCTCGACTCACAGTGGTTCGCCACTCAGAAGCCTTTGCCTGGATCCAAGCAAAGAAGAGGTTCGCAATCGCAAATtgcttgatattttatttatttattagaatttaaGCTCAAGAAGTGATCGTATTTAGGTGAATATGTATTTATGGACTGCACGGTACCGGCAATGGTTTCGAATCAAATCGTATCCTCTGGGGCCACTAAATCATGTAAGCTCGTTTTTAGTTTATgttacctttttcttttatttgattgtGTAATACAATAGGGCGTTTTGTGGAGTCTCGAATAGCTTattcggatttttttttcattctcgtCTCTTTAATCAATTAATTGGCGTCTACAGTTTCCCATTTTATCGTATTGACACGGGCCAATTGATCTTGTGAAACATTCAATGCTATTTGCAGATGTGGTGCGAACTGTATTGCCAACCATTATACCACCTTCATACAAGGGTGCCACCGTTCGCTACTTTTACTACGTCAAAAGTACATTTTCTGGACAGTGGCTGATACTGGAAAATGGCCACTCTAATAGAGAATCAGTAAAAGATCGTACCGAACTGGTTGGTTTCATTCAACTTTGTTTAGTGATTGCTGCAATGCCTCTATTGATTtggcttaattaatttattttggcattagATCATTGCATTGTCACAGGGTATATGATATCTGCTGTCTGTTGAAAATACAATTTATTACATGGTGCCAAGTTGCTAAGTTCAAgaagctgatttttttttttctttttcggtgTCTCTTTCAATATATTGATTTAGTATAAGCTGctggatttaaaatttttggatattttaatcAATACAGGAAGCTCGTATTCCATTGCAAGTATGGGCTACTCAAAAAACTAGTGGCTTGCTCATGGAAGAAGGTCAAAGCGATGGtgagttatatttcaagttccaTTTACTGCAAAGTATAAATTGGAGTCCTATTGTTCAAATACAGGCTCGagaattattatttgttttgataagtaaacaaattttattgatcaaagaatagGCAGAGCCATATACAAAATTCTAAACAGTAAAAACAAAGGCATGCCCTAAGCTACGTAGGTgcattatagacaagaaaatcatgtaggtcCATGCCATCGAAGTCAACAGGAATGGCCCAAGTATAAAGTGTTCTAAAGAATAAATCTTTCAACTCCTCTTgcgatctctccttgtcttcaaatgtcctgTCATTACGTTcctgccataaacaccacataatgcatatAGGGATCCTCTGCTAGACAACTTTAATCTGTTGCAGGCTTCTTAGATTTGTCTAGCTGGCCAACATTGCCACCAGTGTCTACAGCATAACCCAAGACAAGTCTAATCTACTAAACACCTCATTCCATAATATTTGagctgtctcacaatgtagtaggaGATGGTTTACAGACTCTCCCCCTTCTCTACATATGCAATATCAATCTACAATGATTACCCTTTATTTCCTCAAGTTGTCGGTTGTGAAAATCTTTCCCAACGAGGCTGTCTACACAAAAAAAGTTGCTTTGGGAGGCGCCTTATGtctccaaagccttctccacAGAAATTGAGTTTTGGGTTCTTGTGTGAGAGCCTTATAAAAAGAGCAAACTGAGAATACCCCTTTACCATTGGGTATCCACCACATTAAGTCTTCCTGCTGAAAGCTCGGTTTTATGGAGTACAAAAGGCTAGAAAAATCTGCAAAGCTACTCATTTTTTAGTCTTGTGCCAGCCTACTAAAGATGATGTTCCAACGGATTTGCCCCCCATATATCTCCATGACTTCCGCCATTGATACATCTTTAGCACTAGCAATATTGAACAGTGAAGGGAATATCTCTTGTAGAGTACTATTACCGCACCAAGTATCTCTCCTGAATTTAATCCTAGAGCCCTCACCCAAATGAAGTCTAGTGTGTCGAATCAAGACCTCCCATCCCTTTCGAATGTGTTTCCACAAACCCATTCCATACACCCCCCCCTTTACTTCTTTAGTGCACCATCCCCCCCCATAAACCTCCATATTTGCTCTCAATCACCAATTTCCACATGGCTTTTGGTTCCTAATGATATCTCCACAGCCACTTGCCAAGTAACGCTCGATTAAAGATCCTCATATTTCTaatgcccaaaccaccattAGAAATGGGGCGGCATACCTTCTCTCACTTGACTAGGTGAAACTTGAACTCATCCACtccactccacaagaaatcacgTTGGAGTTTCTCAATTCGAACCACCACACTTGCAGGTATAGAGaacaaggataaaaaataagttggtAGGTTAGGTAAAGTACTTTTAATCAACGTAATCCTACCACCTTTAGACGAATACATCATTTTCCATCCCGCCAATCTCCGCTCGACTTTCTCAACCACTGTGTCCCATAGGGCTTCGAGAATTATTAAGTCAAGCTCTAGAATCTCcttgaaggaaaattttgaatagtagtgTTTGGAATATTCCATGTAGTTTACGAATTTTTAGAATTCACATTACATTTAAATCACATTGACGTACTAGTGTTGATTATTATGTAAAAATTGGTGTACTCAAATCTTATTAAgccaaaaagttttaaaatgacTACCTGAGAAGTATTCTTGTATTGTCAATATTTTCAGGGATTGTTCCTTCTACAACCATCCAAACAGATATATTCTGGAAAGAAATGAATGGAGACTCTGATTGGGTAGGCTGTTAATGGTACTTTTTTACTCGTTTTGCATAAAGTCATCATACATCCTGTTCTTTCAAGAAATGTTTTCCATTTAAGAGCTTTGgaatactgaaaaaaaaaaaaaaaaaaaaaaaaaaaaagagagttttGGAATAGTAAATTAGCCAGAAAATTAACCCAttagtttagattttaatataaagtaGAATTACTTCCTTATAGGTCAGAGCTAACGATATATATGATGGCATTGAGGAAGGCTATGAAAGCTCGAGGGATGAGATCTCATCTGTTTCCTCCTACAATCCCATGAAAGAACATGTGCAGAGAACCTTTGGAAGTGCACTATCCTTGCAATCATCTTCTGCAAGGTCTTTAACTAAGGATGTTCCATATCTTGAAGGAGAGCGTACAAGCTTATCTTTAAATGTTCCACTTCCTCGGTTGTCAGTGGCTGAGGTTTTACATGATTCAAGTACTGGTGAGTCAGCCCTCTTAGTAACTCTCTTTGTGTGCAAACCCTATATATGTTTGGCAGTTCATAATTGCGATAATGGATGATTTCAGTTCCCAACTGCAGTATAATAAACCTGTGATAATTTATGATgtcattaaaatattatatgttgtTAGTCAGAATAGCAGCTTTTCTGAATGACACTTAGTTTTGCAAACAGATGTTTTGTCACCGCAGAAGCTGGCTGCCATTGTCTCCCCAAGCCATCAGCGGAAGCTTCTAAAGCCCCTTTCTGCAGATGATGAAACAACACT is drawn from Juglans regia cultivar Chandler chromosome 5, Walnut 2.0, whole genome shotgun sequence and contains these coding sequences:
- the LOC108989709 gene encoding 50S ribosomal protein L18, giving the protein MACISSPASSSLPFILPTELLPSRSLKPTSLSWTSSFPKLGIFSNCVAVPPNPILKKGSFIQAAWTRRSRSEAAKRPNKKSWKQRTDMYMRPFLLNVFFSKRFVHAKVMHRATSKVISVATTNSRDLRFTLPSLTDHNACRVIGKLIAERSKEADVFAMSYEPRKNERIEGKLGIVIDTIRENGIMFV
- the LOC108989724 gene encoding uncharacterized protein LOC108989724; protein product: MSSRRFSFFGSGGGSNAADASSNSEIQPTLKLQADKEVYRPGDPIIVSVQISNPHATDDLSISLLLERLSFEIKGVQKLDSQWFATQKPLPGSKQRRGEYVFMDCTVPAMVSNQIVSSGATKSYVVRTVLPTIIPPSYKGATVRYFYYVKSTFSGQWLILENGHSNRESVKDRTELEARIPLQVWATQKTSGLLMEEGQSDGIVPSTTIQTDIFWKEMNGDSDWVRANDIYDGIEEGYESSRDEISSVSSYNPMKEHVQRTFGSALSLQSSSARSLTKDVPYLEGERTSLSLNVPLPRLSVAEVLHDSSTDVLSPQKLAAIVSPSHQRKLLKPLSADDETTLSSSPRSETVEPLASEGFIRGRSYNIRLDDEVLLRFSPKNSDSTYYFSDMIGGTLTFFHEGARRCLEVSITLETSETIGRQFVHPSRRNSPTITKVQSDHYEVVADLVQTSFLFSIPMDGPMSFSTPHVSVQWSLRFEFFTTPKNVDWTRYEHPLLIEGRDKSEWVLPITVHAPPPGNSAAHTRNEKSLSLEPLWVHN